The following are encoded together in the Naumannella cuiyingiana genome:
- a CDS encoding isoprenyl transferase, whose product MARHVEPPKPHPSGARPPRLPAKALPRHVAIVMDGNGRWAKQRGLPRTDGHAAGEAALFDVIAGAIEVGVKYLSAYAFSTENWRRSPDEVRWLMGFNRDVIHRRRDELDAMGVRIRWAGRRPRLWKSVIDELESAEEQSKDNSVLTLQFCVNYGGRAEIVDATRRIAELAAAGKLDPARLNEKRFAQFLDEPEIPDVDLFVRSSGEQRTSNFLLWQSAYAELVFLNTLWPDFDRRDLWRAIELYADRDRRYGGAIPNEVGGA is encoded by the coding sequence GTGGCCCGTCACGTCGAACCGCCGAAGCCGCACCCGTCCGGGGCGCGCCCGCCCCGACTGCCCGCGAAAGCGCTGCCCAGGCATGTCGCGATCGTGATGGACGGCAACGGCCGCTGGGCCAAGCAGCGCGGGCTGCCACGGACCGACGGGCATGCGGCCGGGGAGGCCGCGCTGTTCGATGTGATCGCGGGCGCGATCGAGGTCGGGGTGAAGTATCTGTCGGCGTACGCCTTCAGCACGGAGAACTGGCGGCGCTCCCCCGACGAGGTCCGCTGGCTGATGGGCTTCAACCGCGACGTGATCCATCGCCGCCGCGACGAGTTGGATGCGATGGGGGTGCGGATCCGCTGGGCCGGTCGCCGGCCGCGGCTGTGGAAATCGGTGATCGACGAGCTGGAGAGCGCCGAGGAGCAGTCGAAGGACAATTCGGTGCTCACGCTGCAGTTCTGCGTGAACTACGGCGGGCGGGCGGAGATCGTCGATGCCACCCGGCGGATCGCCGAGCTCGCCGCCGCGGGGAAGCTCGACCCGGCCCGGCTGAACGAGAAGCGCTTCGCGCAGTTCCTCGACGAGCCGGAGATTCCGGATGTCGACCTGTTCGTCCGGTCCTCCGGCGAGCAACGCACCTCAAACTTCTTGTTGTGGCAGTCCGCGTACGCCGAGCTGGTCTTCCTGAACACGCTGTGGCCGGACTTCGACCGGCGCGACCTGTGGCGGGCCATCGAGCTCTACGCCGATCGCGACCGCCGCTACGGCGGCGCGATCCCCAACGAGGTCGGCGGGGCTTGA